CGAAGAGTTCCGGGGATGCTGAACCCATCACGAAGACGCGCATCGCTCAGATGATTGCATCGCACAAACGCTGGGTCGATGTTGGGGATCGCATTAGTTGCATCGTTCACGAGGACAATGCCGTACTGGCAGAGAAGACACGCAAAATAGATACGCTTATCGAAACTATCCTGCAGGGGAGCGATTTGGCGAAACAGATTAACTACGAAAAGCTGATGGAGATGTGGACCGTTTTGATAAACACTCAGTTCCGAGAGCAGCAAAAGATCCGCCAGCGTATGCAAACCATCGCCAAGGAGTTTGATCGTGTGATTAAAAAGATCGGTAGCAAACTGAAGGGAAACGAACTATCGCTCCCATTTACGCAGGATCAGCTGAAGGATTGTCTCGGCAACTATAGCTGCCAACCCGGCACGGAACTTCATCAGCTCACGCAGGAAGTTTTCGACGGCAACGGTAAGCTGAATCCGGTCCAGCTGTTGCACCTTTTCGAACACATTTTACCAAACGTTGAGCACTTTTTTGTTGGATTTTGTATGAAAAACCCCGAACTTATGAAGTACGAGCATAAGGAACTATCGAAGGTTACAGTCAAATGCGATGATTTACGCCAGCAGCTGGATGTGCTGCACCGGACCTTACCCATGCTGGAGGAATGTCTGGTGCGTGATCTTCCGGGGCTCCTGGATAAGGATAATTTCGCCATCAAGAACAAACTCTTCTGCACGCCACCGATCACGATGGATTTTGACGCACCAACGGATGATTTTCCCACGACCAGTGCCAACGGGAGAAGCAGCCATCGGTTAGCACTGCTAAACAAGGAAGACGTACATGCAATGAACGCTCGTATAAAGTTACTCTCGGTCAGTGCGTATCAGCCACGGAGTCCAAAACCAGCTCAGAAATATCTAAAGCCCATCCCGGATCAATtaaaccaacagcaacaaccgaaTTCGGTCGTCTTTGCGGTTCCACGAGTAACTCGCAAAGAAAAGCTAAATCCACTAACCATGCTTAACCGCATCAAGGCGCAAAGTCAAAAGCAGCAGAACGGTGCAGCCCGATCGAATGACTGTGCGCGAGTGAACAATACGATGAATATTTCCACGCTTAGCGAGATAACGCTGAGGCCAGAATTTTCATCCACGCTTCTGGGAACGCCGGAAAAGACGGGCCCTGGAACCGTGGGACGTACGCCGAACGAGGACGAGCTGGAGAAGAAACCAAGTTCGGCACAAACTTTACAACTCCCAGTACCAGCTCATCAACCGCAGGCGAAACGCGTGA
This region of Anopheles marshallii chromosome 2, idAnoMarsDA_429_01, whole genome shotgun sequence genomic DNA includes:
- the LOC128708903 gene encoding augmin complex subunit dgt6 gives rise to the protein MTVAKELDAKQMPTCAVIKVHKTTLKSTRLSRKRLSLRPGPGKTRPRFIMSKKPTVKRTNSQLSVGQNASCAPISRCEEQLDAAIYRCLHALTKRHQPTDEFRAQFCRGAFLKSNTKAFIQVMHFLFNVYDAREFRKRFYWPIYDKGAENAFRTSTVEYVNHLIERGKLVGMEKIKAHVVVLPGGAKFMKFLLTLIRFVLQEELRRAKSSGDAEPITKTRIAQMIASHKRWVDVGDRISCIVHEDNAVLAEKTRKIDTLIETILQGSDLAKQINYEKLMEMWTVLINTQFREQQKIRQRMQTIAKEFDRVIKKIGSKLKGNELSLPFTQDQLKDCLGNYSCQPGTELHQLTQEVFDGNGKLNPVQLLHLFEHILPNVEHFFVGFCMKNPELMKYEHKELSKVTVKCDDLRQQLDVLHRTLPMLEECLVRDLPGLLDKDNFAIKNKLFCTPPITMDFDAPTDDFPTTSANGRSSHRLALLNKEDVHAMNARIKLLSVSAYQPRSPKPAQKYLKPIPDQLNQQQQPNSVVFAVPRVTRKEKLNPLTMLNRIKAQSQKQQNGAARSNDCARVNNTMNISTLSEITLRPEFSSTLLGTPEKTGPGTVGRTPNEDELEKKPSSAQTLQLPVPAHQPQAKRVMDSPNVQSSPRLMAIYVESKTPKSSLSPKTLFRAPVTKRTSTKRSSLIENEATVHTSPSGRLESLLKHDELPPRCPLPLALETEKETTANHADSGDFSDEKTLSPEVKKANGGVLEDLSRTLVATSIGSQIDDGETGPIVDPIDQLLHTGELDDDNLFNVSDGIVTDFE